In a genomic window of Cetobacterium somerae ATCC BAA-474:
- a CDS encoding sugar transferase gives MLRAFYIGILGILFLILTNFLGLTLETSIIGIGVFSFIILGLYLFDLMNFDVPKYSIRNYLTVIGLNFIFFFIWFFISWDFWLIIFFVLFATITIFLRTLINISVYRIKPVTIYGSGELKFNLEKSLEKLEGYSYIDFNDNIDQLESFVKTNNIRLLLLGKIKLEEKEIEKILKIKLRNTHVMGYLDYMLEIEKKVEVSYINEEWLLNAYGFEILRSKFQNKVKRVFDIGMSIIIGALTFPIMIIAAIIVKIESPGPIIYSQDRVGENEKEFPVYKFRSMRQDAEKDGAKWAQKNDPRVTKFGNFMRKTRVDELPQLLNVIRGDMSFIGPRPERMVFIKELEKQIPYYGLRHMVKPGLTGWAQVMYPYGATVEDAKNKLEYDLYYIKCYSLYLDIVILFKTLKTVVFGKGR, from the coding sequence ATGTTAAGAGCGTTTTATATAGGTATTTTAGGTATTCTATTTTTAATATTAACAAATTTCTTAGGGTTAACATTAGAAACGAGCATCATAGGTATTGGAGTATTTTCTTTTATAATATTAGGGCTATATTTATTTGATTTAATGAATTTTGATGTGCCTAAGTATTCAATAAGAAATTATCTAACTGTAATTGGATTAAACTTTATATTCTTTTTTATTTGGTTTTTTATAAGTTGGGATTTTTGGTTGATTATATTCTTTGTTTTGTTTGCTACGATTACTATTTTTTTAAGAACACTTATAAATATAAGTGTTTACAGAATTAAACCAGTTACTATTTATGGATCTGGGGAGTTAAAATTTAACTTAGAAAAGAGTTTAGAGAAATTAGAGGGATATAGTTATATTGATTTTAATGATAATATTGACCAATTAGAAAGCTTTGTAAAAACTAATAATATAAGATTATTATTATTAGGAAAGATTAAATTAGAGGAAAAAGAAATTGAAAAAATACTAAAAATAAAATTAAGAAATACTCATGTAATGGGATATTTAGATTATATGTTAGAAATCGAAAAAAAAGTTGAAGTTTCATATATAAATGAAGAGTGGTTATTAAATGCCTATGGATTCGAGATTTTAAGAAGTAAGTTTCAAAATAAGGTAAAAAGAGTTTTTGATATTGGAATGTCTATTATAATAGGTGCTTTAACTTTTCCAATCATGATAATTGCTGCCATAATTGTTAAAATAGAAAGTCCGGGTCCAATTATATATTCTCAAGATAGAGTTGGAGAAAATGAAAAAGAATTTCCTGTATATAAATTTAGAAGTATGAGACAGGATGCAGAGAAAGATGGTGCAAAATGGGCTCAAAAAAATGATCCAAGAGTTACAAAATTTGGAAATTTTATGAGAAAAACAAGAGTAGATGAATTACCTCAACTTTTAAATGTTATTAGAGGAGATATGAGTTTTATTGGACCAAGACCTGAAAGAATGGTTTTTATAAAGGAGTTAGAAAAACAAATTCCTTATTATGGTTTAAGACACATGGTAAAACCAGGACTTACTGGATGGGCACAAGTAATGTATCCGTATGGGGCAACAGTAGAAGATGCTAAAAATAAATTAGAATATGATTTATATTATATAAAGTGTTATAGCTTATATTTAGATATAGTAATTTTATTTAAAACTTTAAAAACAGTTGTTTTTGGAAAAGGAAGGTAA
- a CDS encoding glycosyltransferase family 2 protein: MITVFTPTYNREQTLRRLYKSLKNQTVKNFEWIVVDDGSSDGTEKLIKEFIDEDEIPILYKRVKNGGKMRAINIGVSLAEKEFFFIVDSDDYLSEKAMETIEEEIVTLPDDYAGIVFRKVEVFDNGESVRKNETFGGAQIDSNPLDIFYNKKILGDKAEIVKTSIMREYPFPEIENEKFIPEGYIWNQIGENYIFRYIDKGIYYYQYLDDGYTRKFNEIIKNNPKGLKLYYQYMLRKKIPIKNKVKFLIRFFQSMYYDWKKEKEN, translated from the coding sequence ATGATAACTGTATTTACACCAACCTATAATAGAGAACAAACATTGAGGAGATTATATAAAAGTTTAAAAAATCAAACAGTGAAAAACTTTGAATGGATAGTTGTTGATGATGGTTCGAGTGATGGAACTGAAAAATTGATAAAAGAATTTATAGATGAAGATGAGATTCCCATATTATATAAAAGAGTAAAAAATGGTGGGAAGATGAGAGCAATAAATATAGGTGTTTCTTTAGCTGAAAAAGAGTTTTTCTTTATTGTTGATAGTGATGATTATTTAAGCGAAAAAGCAATGGAAACAATAGAGGAAGAAATTGTAACCTTACCAGATGATTATGCTGGAATTGTATTCAGAAAGGTTGAAGTTTTTGATAATGGAGAAAGTGTTAGAAAAAATGAAACTTTTGGGGGAGCTCAAATAGATAGTAATCCTTTAGATATATTTTACAATAAAAAAATATTAGGAGATAAGGCTGAAATAGTTAAAACTTCTATAATGAGAGAGTATCCTTTTCCAGAAATAGAGAATGAAAAATTTATTCCCGAAGGATATATTTGGAATCAGATAGGTGAAAACTATATTTTTAGATACATAGATAAGGGTATATATTACTATCAATATTTGGATGATGGTTATACAAGAAAATTTAATGAGATAATAAAAAATAATCCTAAAGGATTAAAATTATATTACCAATATATGTTGAGAAAAAAAATCCCAATTAAAAATAAAGTTAAGTTTTTAATTAGATTTTTCCAATCGATGTATTATGATTGGAAAAAAGAAAAGGAGAATTAA